The Gemmatimonadaceae bacterium DNA segment GCCCCCGACTCCCGCGCGGGTAGATTCCCTTTACCTCTCCGAGGTTCTCGATGGCTACGACGACGGCAGCACAGCAGGACGATCGCAAGAAGGCGCTGGGCCTGGCGGTGTCGCAGATCGAGAAGTCGTTCGGGAAGGGCGCCATTATGCAGATGGGGAAGGATGGCGCGAAGGTGCGGGTGGACGCGATTCCGACGGGAGCGATCAACCTCGATGCCGCGATTGGCGTCGGCGGATTCCCCCGGGGCCGCATCACCGAGATCTACGGGCCGGAAAGCAGCGGCAAGACGACGGTCTGTCTCCACGTCGTGGCCAATGCGCAGAAGGCAGGCGGCACGGCGGCCTTCATTGACGCCGAGCACGCGTTGGATACGGACTACGCCGCCAAGCTGGGCGTGGACGTCGAGAAGTTGCTGGTCAGCCAGCCCGATACGGGCGAGCAGGCGCTCGAGATCTGCGAGATCCTGGTCCGGAGCGGGGCGGTGGACGTGATCGTGGTGGACTCGGTGGCGGCGCTGGTGCCGAAGGCCGAGATCGAGGGGGAGATGGGCGACTCGCACGTGGGCCTGCAGGCCCGCTTGATGAGTCAGGCGCTGCGGAAGCTCACCGGCGCCATCGCCCGGTCGAACTGCTCGGTGGTGTTCATCAACCAGCTGCGTGAGAAGATCGGGGTGATGTTCGGCAGTCCCGAGACGACCACCGGCGGCAAGGCCCTGAAGTTCTACGCGTCGCTGCGGCTCGACATCCGCCGCATCGGCCCGGTGAAGGATAAGGAAGACGTGGTCGGCTCACACGTCCGCGTGAAGGTGGTGAAGAACAAGGTGGCGCCGCCGTTCCGCCAGGCGGAGTTCGACATTATGTACGCCGAGGGGATCTCGCATACGTCGCTGCTGGTGGACATCGGTGCCGACAGCGGGATCATCGAGAAGTCGGGCGCCTGGTACAGCTACGGCGACCAGCGGATCGGGCAGGGTCGGGAGAAC contains these protein-coding regions:
- the recA gene encoding recombinase RecA, coding for MATTTAAQQDDRKKALGLAVSQIEKSFGKGAIMQMGKDGAKVRVDAIPTGAINLDAAIGVGGFPRGRITEIYGPESSGKTTVCLHVVANAQKAGGTAAFIDAEHALDTDYAAKLGVDVEKLLVSQPDTGEQALEICEILVRSGAVDVIVVDSVAALVPKAEIEGEMGDSHVGLQARLMSQALRKLTGAIARSNCSVVFINQLREKIGVMFGSPETTTGGKALKFYASLRLDIRRIGPVKDKEDVVGSHVRVKVVKNKVAPPFRQAEFDIMYAEGISHTSLLVDIGADSGIIEKSGAWYSYGDQRIGQGRENAKLFLRDNPKVMAEIEEKVKGVLGITKVVAEPEAEE